The window ACCGGTCCCGGCAGCGAGATCGGCAACGCCGTCAAGGGCGCCGCGCCGGCCTTCTACGAGTCGCTCTTCCGCGACTACCCCTTCACCACCCTCGACGCCAGCGGCCTGCACGTGGGACTGCCCGACGGCCAGATGGGCAACTCCGAGGTGGGCCACCTGACCATCGGGGCCGGACGCGTGATGGACCAGGAGCTCGTGCGCATCAGCAAGTCCCTCGCCACGGGCGAGTTCGCCCGCACCCCCGCCTGGACCGGCTTCATGGAGCGTGCCCGCGCCGGCAGCGGCCGCCTGCACCTGCTGGGCCTCGTCTCGCCGGGCGGCGTCCATTCCCACACCGACCACCTGAAGGGCATCGTCGCCGCGGCGAAGGACGCCGGCCTGGGCGAGATCTACGTGCATGCCTTCCTCGACGGCCGCGACACCGACCCCCGCGGCGGCGCCGGCTACGTGGCCGACCTCGTCGCCGCCCTCGACACCATCGGCGCCGGACGGATCGCCAGCGTCTGCGGCCGCTACTGGGCCATGGACCGCGACAAGCGCTGGGAGCGCGTCGGCCGCGCCTGGCGCCTGCTGGTCGACGGCGAGATCGACGCCAAGGGCGCCCGCGCCACCGACCCCGTCGCCGCCATCGAGGCCGGCTACGCCGCCGGCGTCACCGACGAGTTCATGGAGCCCACCCTCCTGACCGATGCCGCCGGCGCCCCCGTGGCCACCGTGCAGGATGGCGACAGCGTCTTCTTCTGGAATTTCCGCGCCGACCGCGCCCGCGAACTCACCTGGGCCTTCGTGCAGGAGGGCTTCGACGGCTTCACGCCGGCCCACCGCCCCCGCGTGAACTACCTCACCATGACGCCCTACGACGAGAAGCTGGCCGACCTGCCCGCCGTGTTCCGGCCCGAGATGCCGCGCAACGGCCTGGCCGAGGTCTTCGCCGCCCACGGCCTGCGCAACCTGCGCACCGCCGAGACCGAGAAGTACGCCCACGTGACGTACTTCCTGAACGGCGGCCGCGAGGAGCCGTATCCCGGCGAGGACCGCCAGCTCGTCCCCTCGC is drawn from bacterium and contains these coding sequences:
- the gpmI gene encoding 2,3-bisphosphoglycerate-independent phosphoglycerate mutase — encoded protein: MSTKPRLVLCILDGVGYRTGPGSEIGNAVKGAAPAFYESLFRDYPFTTLDASGLHVGLPDGQMGNSEVGHLTIGAGRVMDQELVRISKSLATGEFARTPAWTGFMERARAGSGRLHLLGLVSPGGVHSHTDHLKGIVAAAKDAGLGEIYVHAFLDGRDTDPRGGAGYVADLVAALDTIGAGRIASVCGRYWAMDRDKRWERVGRAWRLLVDGEIDAKGARATDPVAAIEAGYAAGVTDEFMEPTLLTDAAGAPVATVQDGDSVFFWNFRADRARELTWAFVQEGFDGFTPAHRPRVNYLTMTPYDEKLADLPAVFRPEMPRNGLAEVFAAHGLRNLRTAETEKYAHVTYFLNGGREEPYPGEDRQLVPSPKVATYDLQPEMSAPEVAAIVDRACRGDDYDVVIVNFANGDMVGHTGVYDAAVAAFRTLDRLLSEIMPPSLAQGTVWLVTADHGNCDEMLAEDGSVLTQHSLNKVPFVVAGREFAGRKDALKDGSFGLADIAPTVLDLLRIPQPHEMTGQTILRSRPE